From Armatimonadota bacterium:
TGAGCGCATAAGAGCCGGATGCCCATGCTGCGTATGAGCCTGACCACTTCGCCGACCGATGCCCAGTCGAACGGACCTCCGTCCGCGCGCCACCAGGCGCCGGCGCCCAGAGCCGCTGCTCGCTCGGCGACCGCGCAGGCGTCGCGGCCCTGGTTGAGGGCGTAGACGATGACATCAAAGCGCGTCCGGTCCACGGTCTGAAGATGCCCCAACACCTGCCTTTCCGGCCCACCGATTCCTCTGGTGGGCAGAAGATGCAAGACGCGTAAGGGCTGGTCGCCGGACGGCTCCCGCGGCGCAGGCGCGCCAGAGTGGCACGCCCGATCACCTGCCCGCGCGTCTGCCAGGGCGCAGCGATTCGGCGCGCGGCCCACCTGGTCGCAGGGGCCAGCCTCGTCCAGGTCCAGGCCGGGAGTCAGCGCCTGGCTCATCTCGCGCTCAGGACCACCCGGAGTCACCGAGCACCTCCCGATAAAGCCTCTCGTACCTCTGTACCATACTTCGCACATCGAAAACCTCGGCCTTGCGGCGGGCGGCGGCACCCAGGCGCCGCGCCAGGTCAGGGTCGTCCCGGATGGCTGTGATGGCCGCCGACAAGGCGGAAGCATCGCCAGGCGGAACCATCAGACCCGTTTCGCCGTGGCGCACGAGGTCGGACGGCCCTCCGCTGGCGGTGACCACGACCGGCAAACCGGCCGCCATCGCCTCGATGGCGGCGATGGACAGGCCCTCTGACAGGGAGGGTAGCGCGAAGCAGTCCAGCGCGCCCAGAATGCGGGGAACGTCATCTCGGAAGCCTATGAAGCGCACTCGCCCCGCGATCCCGAGGTCGGCCGCGCGTGCTTCGAGTTCCTCTCGCAATGGACCCTCTCCCACCAGCAGCAGGCACGCGTTGGGCACGGACTCGGCCAGCCTCGCCACTGCCTCCACCAGGAACAGGTGGCCCTTGATCGCGCGAAGCCCTCCCACCGCGCCCACGACCCAGGCGTCGGCTACGCCCAGCTCCTCGCGAATCGCCCGTCGCTGCGAGCCGTTGTCGGACAGGAACTGCTCCAGCGCAACCCCGTTGTGGATGGTTACCACGTGGGAGGCCGCGACCCCGCAGGCGTTGACCAGCTCCCCGCGCAAGAAATCGGACACCGCGACGATGCGACTGGCCAGGCGCCCGATGACGCGGTTGACCAGCCGGCGGCGCGCGCCTTGCACGTCATCCAGGCCGTGGCAAGTGGCGATACAGGGCACGCCTGTCAACCGGGCGGCGACGCACGCGTTGAGGTTCATAGTGAACAGATGAGCGTGAACGAGATTCACGCGCTCGCGCCTGATAATCCCCATGATCTGGCCGACCAGCCGCCAGTCGAGCCGCCGGCCGCGTCTGACAACGTTGACGGGCACGCCTGCGGCCTCGAGCTTTTCCGCCAGCCACGCGCGCCTTCCGACGCCGGCCACGACCCGGTAGCCGCACAGCGACAGATGCCTGGCCACTTCCAGCAGCACCGTTTCGGCACCGCCGGCACCGCCGGTTTCGATGACCTGCAAGATCCCGGCGCGTTCGCCCGCCGGCTCCACATAGTCATCGCCGCCTGATCCAGTCATCGGCGCGCTCCCACGGCTCTTTTCGCAACTTCGCGCACCAGGCCACATGCGTACGCTGCGGCGTCCCCGAGCGCTGGCAGCGGGTCATCCGTCCGCTCCAGCTCCAGGTGAACCATGCCGCCGGTTCGGGCGAATTCCCAGGCCTCACGCCAGCGGGCAAGCGGAGCCGTATCGTTCACCGGCTGGCATCCGCGCATCACCCACAGCAGCCGATCAAGGTCCCCTATCAACCACCGATTCCTCAATCCCAGCCGGTATTGCGTCACCGCCGCAACATCGCCGTCCTGCGCCATCCGGTACAGGAGATAAGGGAAATCGACCCCGGCCTGTATCGCCAGCTCCAGGGAGCCCCAGAACCGCGCGTTGATCTCCATCAGCTTGGGAATCTGATCGCGCGCATCGTGCCTGAATTCGACCATCGCGACGCCGTGCCAGCACAGCGCGCGCAGCAGCGCCACCGCGGAATCGCGCGCCACCGGATGCGGCTCACAGCTCTCGCTGAGCACGCTCACGCCCCCCCACGGCGGGTTCTCTCGAATCCTGCGGTGCGCGAACAGCGCCCGCACTTCTCCCCGGTTGGCAAGGACGAACACGCCGCAGCCGTAGCCGGGGACGCATTCCTGAATCAGCGGCTGCGGATCCAGCGGCCGCGTCCGGTCATACAAGTCGATAAGCTCCAGCGGCGTTGCCGCATAGGCGCGAGCGCCGGGTCGCCAGCGCCCGTTCATCTGCAGCCGCGACCGCCGCGTCTTGACCACGACCGGGTAGCTGAGCCGAGGTGCGAGTCTCTCCACGTCTTCTCGGCGCTGGACGAAATGGGTCTGCGGCGTCGGCACGCCTTGGGCGGCGGCCAAGCGCAGTAGAGAAGCCTTGTCGGAGATCAGTTCAAGCGCCTCCGCAGCAGGCAAGCAACCGACGGACCGCGCGGGAAGCCGCCCGCGGGCGCCGGTCAGGATGCCCAGAGCGACGTCGGTGGTCGGAAAGATGAGATCGCCGCGCCCCTGTGTGCATGCTTCGTCAACTGCGGCCGCGAAGCCCTCGGGATCGAGGGCCGGCGACGGATGCCGGACCCGGCCCCGAGCATAGCGCGATAAGGCGCCCAGGGCGCTCCATGTGCTCGCGCCCACCCAGACCGGGATGCCGCGCTTGCCGAGCGACCGCGCTATCGCCACCGCGCTGCGCGTGTCGCCCTCGACCACGAGGACCGATGCTTGGGTGCTGGGAGTCATGGATGCCGTTCCGTTGCCGCCAGGCCGCCGCTCGAATCGTCGCACTTGCGTCGGCCGCGCGCGCCTCGTCCGCCCGGCCCGCGGAGCCGACGGTTTGCCATCTGCGCCAGGCCGCGGAACCCGCCTGCGGCCTGGCAAACGAACAGCGCCCGCGAGAATCCGCCGTTGATGCCGTGTGCCATCCGCTCGTCGGCTGCGATCCGCGGCAGGCGGAGCAAGTCAGCGTTGGCACGTGCGACGCCAGGCTGTGTCGAGCAGGCCAACGAGTACCCGGCTTGGCGCACCATCGCCTCCGCTCGCTCGTCCGTGGCACCGTCGGGATAGCAGAACGCGATGGCGGTGATGCCCAGGTGCCGCTGGATGTCAGCCCGTGATCCGACCAGCTCATCCACCACGCACTCCGGAGCTTCCGCGGTCAGGATCGCGTGCGTTCGGGTGTGAGAGCCGACCAATACCCCGCCCTCATGCATCTCACGCAGCTCGTCCCACGTGAGCCAGGGGTCCTTCATCACGGGGCAGCCCAGGGCCGCCGCGAGGTCGGCGACGATTCGCTCCCTCTTTGTGGCGGGCATGCGCTTGAGCGCCGAGACCAGGGACTCGGTCGCGCGCGGTGTGTGTGTTCGCGCTGACGGCTGCAGCCCGGCGCCGGCAAGCGCATCGCTTACCAGGCGGTACCGGCCCCGGCGCAGCGCCTCGTCGAAGACGCGCGCCGCCTGCCGCGTCCACAACGGCCGCTCGGTGCCGACGTAGCTCGTGGCGACAAAGATGGTTGCCGGGATATTGAGTTCGCGCAGGATCGGATACGCATTGGTATAGCTGTCCCGCCAGCCGTCGTCGAAGGTTACCGCGCAGGCCCTGGGAGGGAGAGCGCCGCGCGCAAGGCGCGCGACAGCTTCGTCCAGCGCCAGCGGCCGGTAGCGCTGGGCGATGAATTGCATGTGAGCCGCGAACGTCTCGATCGTGGTCACCAGCCCCGGATCGGGCTCCGCGGCAACCTCCGCACCGCGCAGCACGCGATGATACGTAAGGATGGCGCAGCCCGCGCCGTGCAGGCGGTCCGCCAGCCAGCCGAGCGCGCGGAATCCCCCGCCGTAGTAGCCGAGACCGGCGATCGTCGCCTTCACCACTTGCCGCACGCTAGACATACTGTGATTGACCCATCCTCACGTCATGTCCCTCGCCAGGCGCGGCGTCGCGCCCGCGAAAGCGGCCTGCGGCACCGCCTGCTCGGCGTACCCGGCGTCCGCCAGCACGGCATGCTTGAGCGCCACCGCGATGCCGGCGATCAGGTAGAGGTGCGGATAATACAGGGTAGTCACGAAGAAACTGGTCGCCAGGAATCCGATCAGGCTCGCGTCCATGGCGTTAGCGATATTGCGATACCAGCGTCCGGCGTCACCGCCGACTTGCTCCGCTGCGCGCCGCGTCCGGCGGTTATCGCCGAAAACGAAGAACACGAGCAGAGAGTACACGAACAGCCCGAGCAGCCCCATCTCGGCGCCCGCTTGCAGTACGATGTTGTGCACGGTGAGCCAGTTCTGCTGCCCCGGCGGGCTGTAAGCTAAGGCGCGCGCGGTGCTGAAGTTACCGATGCCGACCCCGGTCAGCGGTCGGTTGGTCAGCATCTCCCGGGCGGCACGCCACGCCTCAATGCGGCCCAGCGCCGAGGGGTCTTGTTCGTAGTCGGCGATCGAGAGAACCTGCTGGTGATATGACGGAGGGGACAGATACCACCATCCCACCAGCAGCGAAGCGACGAGCGCGAAGCCGACCGCTTTGCGCGGGCTCTTCAACCACATCACGACCGCGAGAACCGCAAGCCCGACCGCGCCCGCCCTCGCTCCTGTGGCGACCAGGGATGCCACGAACAGCCCCGCGAGCAATAACGCGCCCACCCTCAGAATCCTTGACCGCTCTGCGAAGATGAAGAACACCGCGAAGGGCAATGCCACCGCAAGCGCCACGGCGAAGTCCACGCTGTTGCCAAGGAAGGAATCGGTGCCGGTGCCGAGCCGGATCAGAGTGGCACTCGAGCTGGCAAGCTTGTAGCCCGTGAGCTGGCTGAAACCGAGCCAGGCGTTGAGCAGCACCAGGCTCCACAGCAGGATGCGAACTCTGCGCCGGTCCGTGGCGAGGTTGACGATCAGGAAGAAAACCACGACCTGCTTGGCCAGATCGAGCAAAGTCTGAAATGCCTGGCCGCGCCAGTAAGCACCGAGCAGCGACAACGCGCCGACCGCGAGAATCGCAGCCATCACCGCGTGCTGCCGGTCGCGCACGACCGGCGCCTTGCGCAGCACCACCGTCCGCAGCGCCCACGCCAACGCCACCCAAAGGGTCAGCAGGCGCGGCAGATGCAGAGGCGCCAGCGCGGGAACGATCTGCTGGAGACGCAGAAACTCCAGAACCAGCACCGCGACCAGCCCCCAGAACGGCTCGCGCAGGACCAGGACGGCCACGGCCACGGCAATGACGCCGGCGATTATGGCCGCCGGCGGAACCACGAAAACGGCTACGGCAAGGGCGACACCGAGGCATATGACCGCCGCGATGTAGGCGCCTCGCCCGGCGAGCCAGGTTCGTTCAGGCTGTGCGTAAGATGTCAGCATGTTCCCGTTCTGCACACTTGACCTCAGGCCACCTCAGGTCGCTCCCGCGCCCTCCCCACCTCGTCGAAGCCTTCTGCGGCGGCAGCCGTGGCACCAGTGGCGGCAGAATCTTCGCGCCTGGCAGCCACCCGGAACAGGCGATATGGGTGTCGCTCGAAGGCGACCTCGCCGCAGGTAACAACAAACCCCGGCGGGAAGCTTCGGACATCCACCAGCAGCCAGTTCGCGCCCACGCGCGCCACGACGCTGTCCAGCGGCTCCTGTACCAGGGGGTAGAAGAACTCAAGCTGTGGAAGAGCCGCCGACGCGCCGTGGCGCAGCACGCGCTTCCCGGTGAAGTAGGCGACGCTGTTGGCGAGGCCGAACGGCACGCAGGCAACGCCGTCTTCGCTCTGCTCACGAAGGCAATCGAGGACTGACATTAGCGCCGGGTTCAGAGTCTCCGTAGCATGACGTTCTGCCCATCCATACCACCCGTAGAGTTCGCGCAGCGAGATTGCGAGCCCCAGGCCGGCAGCGACGTAAGCGGCAACCAGGGGCCATCCGTCGGACGCCGCGAACAGAGCGCCGCCCGAGATGGCCGCCACCGGTAGCGCCGCGCAGGTGAGATAACGATAGCCCTGCCCGAGGAACTTGAGGGCGCGAATGTGGGTGGTGACCAAGAAGGCGGCATACGCCGTCGCCGCCCAGATCACAAACGGCCGGCTTAACGGCGCGACGGCCCAGAACCGCCACGACGCATAGGCAAAGACCAGGACAAACGGAAGGTGCCTGACGAGAGAATATGCCTGGGCGGCGCTGCGACGCAGCAGGCCCTTTCTCGGTCGAGCGGCCTCCGCCTCTGGAGACAGCAGCTTCAGCGGGCGGTTGTCATCACGGCGATGCACGTTGCGAAACCAGAACCGGAGTTCCGCCAGGTGACCCCGCAGTATCGTGATGTAGCGCCCTCTCGTCATCAGCACCGTGATCGCCACCGCCGCCCCCAGGCCGGCGAGGACGGCCAGGTTTCCGGCGGCGGCGATGCCTGCGGCGACAAAGAGGAGCGCCTGGGTCCCCATACGATGCGTCATGAGCAGCAGCCCGGCGCAGACAACGGCGCCGGCGAATGCAACGATGGCTGCGGTGTGACTAGCCTGGGAAGCAATGATGGCCAGGCTCACCGCGCCTGCGAATAGCAAGGAACCAAGCGCTCGCGGTGTCAGTTGGAGGCTCTGGGCCATGACTAAGGGGCTGATAGCGTAGATGAAACCCGCCGTCACCGCGGCCGCTGCGTTGCGCCAGAGGTACCAGGCGATCGCCAGCGTCACCGCAGCCTGGGCCGCATCCGCCGCTGGCGATACCAGCCATTGCCAGGCTTGGGCAGCGTCTTTGGCGAACCGCGACAGCAGCCACGCCAGGCCTGGCGGGTAGTCGTAGACCCCGGTGGGCGTGAAGCACTCCAGACGGCGAGGCAGGCGTCCGGTCTCCCTTATGCAGTCCGCCACGTGCAAGTGAAACCACGTGTCCAC
This genomic window contains:
- a CDS encoding O-antigen ligase family protein, which gives rise to MLTSYAQPERTWLAGRGAYIAAVICLGVALAVAVFVVPPAAIIAGVIAVAVAVLVLREPFWGLVAVLVLEFLRLQQIVPALAPLHLPRLLTLWVALAWALRTVVLRKAPVVRDRQHAVMAAILAVGALSLLGAYWRGQAFQTLLDLAKQVVVFFLIVNLATDRRRVRILLWSLVLLNAWLGFSQLTGYKLASSSATLIRLGTGTDSFLGNSVDFAVALAVALPFAVFFIFAERSRILRVGALLLAGLFVASLVATGARAGAVGLAVLAVVMWLKSPRKAVGFALVASLLVGWWYLSPPSYHQQVLSIADYEQDPSALGRIEAWRAAREMLTNRPLTGVGIGNFSTARALAYSPPGQQNWLTVHNIVLQAGAEMGLLGLFVYSLLVFFVFGDNRRTRRAAEQVGGDAGRWYRNIANAMDASLIGFLATSFFVTTLYYPHLYLIAGIAVALKHAVLADAGYAEQAVPQAAFAGATPRLARDMT
- a CDS encoding glycosyltransferase, giving the protein MTGSGGDDYVEPAGERAGILQVIETGGAGGAETVLLEVARHLSLCGYRVVAGVGRRAWLAEKLEAAGVPVNVVRRGRRLDWRLVGQIMGIIRRERVNLVHAHLFTMNLNACVAARLTGVPCIATCHGLDDVQGARRRLVNRVIGRLASRIVAVSDFLRGELVNACGVAASHVVTIHNGVALEQFLSDNGSQRRAIREELGVADAWVVGAVGGLRAIKGHLFLVEAVARLAESVPNACLLLVGEGPLREELEARAADLGIAGRVRFIGFRDDVPRILGALDCFALPSLSEGLSIAAIEAMAAGLPVVVTASGGPSDLVRHGETGLMVPPGDASALSAAITAIRDDPDLARRLGAAARRKAEVFDVRSMVQRYERLYREVLGDSGWS
- a CDS encoding polysaccharide deacetylase family protein, with protein sequence MSSVRQVVKATIAGLGYYGGGFRALGWLADRLHGAGCAILTYHRVLRGAEVAAEPDPGLVTTIETFAAHMQFIAQRYRPLALDEAVARLARGALPPRACAVTFDDGWRDSYTNAYPILRELNIPATIFVATSYVGTERPLWTRQAARVFDEALRRGRYRLVSDALAGAGLQPSARTHTPRATESLVSALKRMPATKRERIVADLAAALGCPVMKDPWLTWDELREMHEGGVLVGSHTRTHAILTAEAPECVVDELVGSRADIQRHLGITAIAFCYPDGATDERAEAMVRQAGYSLACSTQPGVARANADLLRLPRIAADERMAHGINGGFSRALFVCQAAGGFRGLAQMANRRLRGPGGRGARGRRKCDDSSGGLAATERHP
- a CDS encoding ATP-grasp domain-containing protein: MTPSTQASVLVVEGDTRSAVAIARSLGKRGIPVWVGASTWSALGALSRYARGRVRHPSPALDPEGFAAAVDEACTQGRGDLIFPTTDVALGILTGARGRLPARSVGCLPAAEALELISDKASLLRLAAAQGVPTPQTHFVQRREDVERLAPRLSYPVVVKTRRSRLQMNGRWRPGARAYAATPLELIDLYDRTRPLDPQPLIQECVPGYGCGVFVLANRGEVRALFAHRRIRENPPWGGVSVLSESCEPHPVARDSAVALLRALCWHGVAMVEFRHDARDQIPKLMEINARFWGSLELAIQAGVDFPYLLYRMAQDGDVAAVTQYRLGLRNRWLIGDLDRLLWVMRGCQPVNDTAPLARWREAWEFARTGGMVHLELERTDDPLPALGDAAAYACGLVREVAKRAVGARR